In a genomic window of Saccharothrix sp. HUAS TT1:
- a CDS encoding xanthine dehydrogenase family protein molybdopterin-binding subunit, translating into MTATAEPELGKARRRKEDARLITGATRWTDNMQLTGLLHMALLRSPVAHARITSVDVTEAAKMPGVLLVLTGRDVAEEQGSLPCAWPITEDMLAPPAPSLAVDRVNFAGEAVALVVARSAAEAHDALSAIDVDYEDLPVVLDLERAVEPDADLVHPDLGTNKSATWVYDSAEAGTGSDVDRVIAEAEVVVERTFRQQRLIPAFMEPRSVVVDPSPDSVTMWSSTQVPHLLRWMLSAVLGIPEQRIRVVAPDVGGGFGGKLQVTPEEVLTLLAARRLGKPVKWTETRTESMLSAHHGRDQLQRLTIAARRDGTVTGLKVDLLADMGAYLRLVTPGVPILGAFMFNAIYKFQAYRFTCTNVFTTKTPTDAYRGAGRPEATFAIERIMDELAAELGVDPLELRERNWIKHDEFPFTTVAGLTYDSGDYEAATARATELFGYDELRREQAERRASGDPVQLGIGISTYTEMCGLAPSRVLGALRYGAGGWEHAAIRMLPTGKVELITGTSPHGQGHETAWSQIVADRLGVPFEDVEVLHGDTRISHRGLDSYGSRSLAVGGVAVVLAADKVLAKARTVAAHLMEVAEDDVEFTSGAFSVRGTSTTMGLGDVVVAAHVAHDLPDGMEPGLDAEATFDPENFSYPHGTHLCATEVDTQTGAVRIRSYVCVDDVGKVVNPMIVEGQVHGGLAQGIAQALFEEAVHDESGTLTTATLADYLLPSAVDLPHFTTDRTETPATSNPLGVKGVGEAGTIASTPAVVNSIVDAVRHLGVTEVEMPCTPMRVWKAIHHRAADLPTTPGAGGGLGSLDPRGGDR; encoded by the coding sequence GTGACCGCCACCGCCGAACCGGAGCTGGGCAAGGCCCGCCGGCGCAAGGAGGACGCCCGGCTGATCACCGGCGCGACCCGGTGGACCGACAACATGCAGCTGACCGGGCTGCTGCACATGGCGCTGCTGCGCAGCCCCGTGGCGCACGCCCGGATCACCTCGGTCGACGTCACCGAGGCCGCGAAGATGCCCGGCGTGCTGCTGGTGCTCACCGGCCGGGACGTCGCCGAGGAGCAGGGCAGCCTGCCGTGCGCGTGGCCGATCACCGAGGACATGCTGGCGCCGCCCGCGCCGTCGCTGGCCGTCGACCGGGTGAACTTCGCCGGCGAGGCGGTCGCCCTGGTGGTGGCCCGCAGCGCGGCCGAGGCGCACGACGCGCTGTCCGCGATCGACGTCGACTACGAGGACCTGCCGGTCGTGCTGGACCTGGAGCGCGCGGTCGAGCCGGACGCCGACCTCGTGCACCCCGACCTGGGCACGAACAAGAGCGCCACCTGGGTCTACGACTCGGCGGAGGCGGGCACGGGCTCGGACGTGGACCGGGTCATCGCCGAGGCGGAGGTGGTGGTCGAGCGCACGTTCCGCCAGCAGCGGCTGATCCCGGCGTTCATGGAGCCGCGCTCGGTCGTGGTCGACCCGTCGCCCGACTCGGTGACCATGTGGTCGTCCACCCAGGTGCCGCACCTGCTGCGCTGGATGCTGTCGGCCGTGCTCGGCATCCCCGAGCAGCGGATCCGGGTCGTCGCGCCGGACGTCGGCGGCGGCTTCGGCGGCAAGCTCCAGGTGACGCCCGAGGAGGTGCTGACCCTGCTGGCCGCGCGCCGGCTCGGCAAGCCGGTCAAGTGGACCGAGACGCGCACCGAGTCGATGCTGTCCGCCCACCACGGCCGCGACCAGCTCCAGCGGCTCACCATCGCGGCCCGCCGGGACGGCACCGTCACCGGCCTCAAGGTCGACCTGCTCGCCGACATGGGCGCCTACCTGCGCCTGGTCACGCCGGGCGTGCCGATCCTGGGCGCGTTCATGTTCAACGCCATCTACAAGTTCCAGGCGTACCGGTTCACCTGCACGAACGTGTTCACCACCAAGACGCCGACCGACGCCTACCGCGGCGCGGGGCGGCCGGAGGCCACGTTCGCCATCGAGCGGATCATGGACGAGCTGGCCGCCGAGCTGGGCGTGGACCCGCTGGAGCTGCGCGAGCGCAACTGGATCAAGCACGACGAGTTCCCGTTCACCACGGTCGCGGGCCTGACCTACGACTCCGGCGACTACGAGGCGGCCACCGCCCGCGCCACGGAGCTGTTCGGGTACGACGAGCTGCGGCGCGAGCAGGCCGAGCGCCGGGCGAGCGGCGACCCGGTGCAGCTCGGCATCGGCATCTCCACCTACACCGAGATGTGCGGGCTCGCGCCGTCCCGCGTGCTCGGCGCCCTGCGGTACGGGGCGGGCGGCTGGGAGCACGCGGCGATCCGGATGCTGCCCACCGGCAAGGTCGAGCTGATCACCGGCACCTCGCCGCACGGCCAGGGCCACGAGACGGCGTGGAGCCAGATCGTCGCCGACCGGCTCGGCGTGCCGTTCGAGGACGTCGAGGTGCTGCACGGCGACACCCGGATCTCGCACCGCGGCCTGGACAGCTACGGGTCGCGGTCGCTGGCGGTCGGCGGCGTGGCCGTGGTGCTGGCCGCGGACAAGGTGCTGGCCAAGGCGCGCACGGTCGCCGCGCACCTGATGGAGGTCGCCGAGGACGACGTCGAGTTCACGTCGGGCGCGTTCTCGGTGCGCGGCACGTCCACCACCATGGGGCTCGGTGACGTCGTGGTCGCCGCGCACGTCGCGCACGACCTGCCCGACGGGATGGAACCCGGGCTGGACGCCGAGGCCACGTTCGACCCGGAGAACTTCTCCTACCCGCACGGCACGCACCTGTGCGCGACCGAGGTCGACACGCAGACCGGCGCCGTCAGGATCCGCTCGTACGTGTGCGTGGACGACGTCGGCAAGGTGGTGAACCCGATGATCGTGGAGGGCCAGGTGCACGGCGGCCTGGCGCAGGGCATCGCGCAGGCCCTGTTCGAGGAGGCGGTGCACGACGAGAGCGGCACGCTCACCACGGCCACCCTCGCCGACTACCTGCTGCCGTCCGCGGTCGACCTGCCGCACTTCACCACCGACCGCACCGAGACGCCCGCGACCAGCAACCCGCTGGGCGTGAAGGGCGTCGGCGAGGCGGGCACGATCGCCTCCACGCCCGCCGTGGTCAACTCGATCGTGGACGCCGTGCGGCACCTGGGCGTCACGGAGGTGGAGATGCCGTGCACGCCGATGCGGGTGTGGAAGGCCATCCACCACCGCGCCGCCGACCTCCCGACGACACCCGGAGCGGGCGGCGGCCTGGGCTCCCTCGACCCCCGCGGAGGTGACCGGTGA
- a CDS encoding o-succinylbenzoate synthase, with amino-acid sequence MLVYSIPMRNRFRGIAVREGVLLEGPAGWGEFCAFLDYSDEECAPWLACALEAANDGWPAPVRSSVPVNCTVPVVSPERAHEIVARSGCATAKVKVADPGTPLGDDLARVEAVRDALGPSGAIRVDANTAWDVDTAVRAIRELERAAGGLEYVEQPCPSVEELAAVRRRVDVRIAADESIRRAEDPLRVAVAGAADVAVIKVAPLGGVRRALAVAEACGLPCVVSSAVETSVGMAAGLALAGALPELDFACGLGTLALLDGDVATDSLLPVDGRLPVPAHPPTPDRFPDFAADDATTARWLSRLDRVRGRVPGLER; translated from the coding sequence GTGCTGGTCTACTCGATCCCGATGCGCAACCGGTTCCGCGGCATCGCGGTGCGCGAGGGCGTGCTGCTGGAGGGGCCCGCCGGGTGGGGCGAGTTCTGCGCGTTCCTCGACTACTCGGACGAGGAGTGCGCGCCGTGGCTGGCGTGCGCGCTGGAGGCCGCGAACGACGGCTGGCCCGCGCCGGTGCGCTCCAGCGTGCCGGTCAACTGCACGGTCCCCGTCGTGTCGCCGGAACGCGCGCACGAGATCGTCGCCCGGTCCGGCTGCGCCACGGCGAAGGTGAAGGTCGCCGACCCCGGCACGCCGTTGGGTGACGACCTGGCGCGGGTCGAGGCGGTGCGTGACGCCCTGGGTCCGTCGGGCGCGATCCGGGTGGACGCGAACACGGCGTGGGACGTGGACACGGCGGTCCGGGCGATCCGCGAGCTGGAGCGGGCGGCGGGCGGGCTGGAGTACGTCGAGCAGCCGTGCCCGTCGGTCGAGGAGCTGGCGGCCGTGCGGCGGCGGGTCGACGTGCGGATCGCGGCGGACGAGTCGATCCGGCGGGCCGAGGACCCGTTGCGGGTCGCGGTGGCCGGCGCGGCGGACGTGGCGGTGATCAAGGTCGCGCCGCTGGGCGGGGTGCGGCGGGCGCTGGCGGTGGCGGAGGCGTGCGGGCTGCCGTGCGTGGTGTCGTCGGCGGTGGAGACGTCGGTCGGGATGGCCGCCGGGCTGGCGCTGGCGGGCGCGCTGCCCGAACTGGACTTCGCCTGCGGCCTGGGCACCCTCGCGCTCCTGGACGGCGACGTGGCCACCGACTCGCTGCTTCCGGTGGACGGCCGGCTCCCGGTCCCCGCGCACCCCCCGACGCCGGACCGGTTCCCCGACTTCGCCGCCGACGACGCCACGACGGCCCGCTGGCTGTCCCGGCTGGACCGGGTCCGGGGGCGCGTTCCGGGACTCGAACGCTGA
- a CDS encoding CapA family protein, whose translation MVLTSARQPTATTTSAAPEPPSFTLAAGGDILVHPALTEQADADGARNFVPLLEGLREAIDADVSICHLETPLSAPGAPTYGYPAFSAPPEVASALKEIGYDSCSTSSNHTLDRGSPAIRTTLDVLDAAGLKHTGSFRSPEESATPLLLDVGGVKVGHVAFTYGFNGIPLPQPWVANQLSTEGVLAAARAAKAAGAEVVVASLHWGEEYRHEATPQQREMAQALLADPAVDLIIGTHVHAVQPIERIGDKWVVYGMGNEVARHSEPQGITEEGIVTRFKFVKGPTGWAVREASYVPTLIEFGPPIRVVDLTRVPATPRRTEALTRTDGVVRSLGAAIAHP comes from the coding sequence GTGGTGCTCACCTCGGCCCGGCAGCCGACCGCCACCACCACGTCCGCGGCCCCCGAGCCGCCGTCGTTCACGCTGGCCGCGGGCGGCGACATCCTGGTCCACCCGGCGCTGACCGAGCAGGCCGACGCCGACGGCGCGCGCAACTTCGTGCCGCTGCTGGAGGGCCTGCGCGAGGCGATCGACGCCGACGTGTCGATCTGCCACCTGGAGACGCCGCTGTCCGCGCCCGGCGCGCCGACCTACGGCTACCCGGCGTTCAGCGCGCCGCCTGAGGTCGCGTCGGCGTTGAAGGAGATCGGCTACGACAGCTGCTCCACCTCGTCCAACCACACCCTCGACCGCGGTTCGCCCGCGATCAGGACCACCCTCGACGTGCTGGACGCCGCCGGGCTGAAGCACACCGGCTCGTTCCGCTCGCCCGAGGAGTCCGCGACACCGCTGCTGCTGGACGTCGGCGGGGTGAAGGTCGGGCACGTCGCGTTCACCTACGGGTTCAACGGCATCCCGCTGCCGCAGCCGTGGGTGGCCAACCAGCTGTCCACCGAGGGCGTGCTGGCGGCCGCCCGCGCGGCGAAGGCGGCCGGCGCCGAGGTCGTGGTGGCGAGCCTGCACTGGGGCGAGGAGTACCGGCACGAGGCCACGCCGCAGCAGCGCGAGATGGCCCAGGCCCTGCTGGCCGACCCGGCCGTCGACCTGATCATCGGCACGCACGTGCACGCCGTGCAGCCGATCGAGCGGATCGGCGACAAGTGGGTCGTCTACGGCATGGGCAACGAGGTGGCCCGCCACTCCGAGCCGCAGGGGATCACCGAGGAGGGCATCGTCACCCGGTTCAAGTTCGTGAAGGGACCGACCGGGTGGGCCGTGCGGGAGGCGTCCTACGTGCCGACGCTGATCGAGTTCGGCCCGCCGATCCGGGTCGTCGACCTGACCCGCGTCCCCGCCACCCCGCGCCGCACCGAGGCGCTGACCCGCACCGACGGCGTCGTCCGCAGCCTCGGCGCGGCCATCGCCCACCCCTGA
- a CDS encoding XdhC family protein, which produces MRDVLDELARRVGAGETVGVGTVVATFSSAPRPPGAAMLVGADGAVVGSVSGGCVEGAVYELAQEVVGAGTPVLQRYGVSDDDAFAVGLTCGGIIDVYVEPVSRDTFPELPEVLETVRAQEPVAVATVLEHPEWVGRRVVVWPDRVAGDLPSARARDAITDDARGLLATGRSGALHYGPDGQRRGEGLTVFVNSFEPPPRMLVFGAIDFAAAVARLGAFLGYRVTVCDARPVFATASRFPEADEVVVDWPHRYLAGQADAGRVDERTVVAVLTHDPKFDVPLLEVALRLKLGYVGAMGSRRTHDDRLRRLREAGLTEGELAGLASPIGLDLGARTPEETAVSIAAEIIALRWGGGGERLTRTDGSIHK; this is translated from the coding sequence TTGCGTGATGTCCTCGACGAACTGGCCCGTCGCGTCGGAGCCGGCGAGACGGTCGGCGTCGGCACGGTGGTCGCCACGTTCAGCTCCGCGCCCCGGCCGCCCGGCGCGGCGATGCTGGTCGGCGCGGACGGCGCGGTGGTCGGCAGCGTCTCCGGCGGCTGCGTCGAGGGCGCGGTCTACGAGCTGGCCCAGGAGGTGGTCGGCGCCGGCACGCCGGTGCTCCAGCGGTACGGGGTGAGCGACGACGACGCGTTCGCGGTCGGCCTGACCTGCGGCGGGATCATCGACGTCTACGTGGAGCCGGTCAGCCGCGACACGTTCCCCGAGCTGCCCGAGGTGCTGGAGACCGTCCGGGCCCAGGAGCCGGTGGCCGTCGCCACGGTCCTGGAGCACCCGGAGTGGGTGGGCAGGCGGGTGGTCGTCTGGCCGGACCGGGTCGCGGGCGACCTGCCGTCGGCCAGGGCCCGGGACGCGATCACCGACGACGCGCGCGGCCTGCTCGCCACCGGCCGCAGCGGCGCCCTGCACTACGGGCCGGACGGCCAGCGGCGCGGCGAGGGGCTGACCGTGTTCGTCAACTCGTTCGAGCCGCCGCCGCGGATGCTGGTGTTCGGCGCGATCGACTTCGCCGCCGCCGTGGCCCGGCTCGGCGCGTTCCTCGGCTACCGCGTCACGGTGTGCGACGCGCGCCCGGTGTTCGCCACCGCGAGTCGGTTTCCCGAAGCCGACGAGGTGGTCGTGGACTGGCCGCACCGCTACCTCGCGGGCCAGGCCGACGCGGGCCGGGTGGACGAGCGGACGGTGGTCGCCGTGCTCACCCACGACCCGAAGTTCGACGTGCCGCTGCTGGAGGTCGCGCTGCGGCTCAAGCTCGGCTACGTCGGCGCGATGGGCTCCCGCCGCACCCACGACGACCGGCTGCGCAGGCTGCGCGAGGCGGGCCTGACCGAGGGCGAGCTGGCCGGCCTGGCGTCCCCGATCGGCCTGGACCTCGGCGCCCGCACGCCCGAGGAGACGGCGGTGTCGATCGCCGCGGAGATCATCGCGCTGCGGTGGGGCGGCGGGGGCGAGCGGCTGACCCGCACGGACGGCTCCATCCACAAGTGA
- a CDS encoding SRPBCC family protein → MKLEHRFTVPAPVPDVWAALLDPEKVAPCMPGATLTGVDGRAFTGTVKVKLGPVTLLYKGTGEFTSVDERVRAAVLKASGKDTRGNGTASATVSVALTAAAGGTEVSVVTDLNVTGRPAQFGRGLISEVSGRLIGEFAECLATRLAPAEAEEVTASPTDGRPPLRAVPDEPIDLIGTAGAPVLKRVLPVVAGLLLVVLLVRGLRGRRR, encoded by the coding sequence ATGAAGCTCGAACACCGGTTCACCGTCCCCGCGCCCGTGCCGGACGTGTGGGCGGCGCTGCTCGACCCGGAGAAGGTGGCGCCGTGCATGCCGGGCGCCACCCTCACCGGGGTCGACGGGCGGGCGTTCACCGGCACCGTCAAGGTCAAGCTCGGGCCCGTCACCCTGCTCTACAAGGGGACCGGCGAGTTCACGTCGGTCGACGAGCGGGTGCGCGCGGCCGTGCTCAAGGCGTCCGGCAAGGACACCAGGGGCAACGGCACGGCGTCCGCGACCGTGTCCGTGGCGCTGACGGCCGCGGCCGGCGGCACCGAGGTGTCCGTGGTCACGGACCTGAACGTCACCGGCCGACCGGCCCAGTTCGGCCGGGGGCTGATCAGCGAGGTCAGCGGCCGGCTCATCGGCGAGTTCGCCGAATGCCTGGCGACGCGGCTCGCGCCGGCGGAAGCTGAGGAGGTGACTGCTTCGCCAACCGACGGGCGGCCGCCGCTGCGCGCCGTGCCGGACGAGCCGATCGACCTGATCGGGACCGCGGGCGCGCCCGTGCTCAAGCGGGTGCTGCCGGTCGTGGCCGGGCTGCTGCTGGTCGTGCTGCTGGTGCGCGGGCTCCGCGGGCGGCGGCGCTGA
- a CDS encoding VWA domain-containing protein, translating into MTGAGVTTGLVGFARALRHGGVGCGPERVRAFVVAVGELDVARREDVYWAGRLTLCGEPDDLDRYDAAFAAWFGGVPPSAPVSGRARQVSRLAALGTGTAGGGRAPGLNVAASDVEVLRRRDIATLGPAEKRHLDRLLAELRPAPPRRRAPRRTPARRGEVDLRRTLRDALATGEVTRLRHRRRSTRPRKVVLLIDVSGSMKPYADALLRFAHVVARRMPVEVCTLGTRLTRITRHLRHRDPERALTAAARAVPDHEGGTRLGETIKVFLDRWGQRGAARRAVVVICSDGWERGDAALLAEQARRLKRLAHKVVWVNPHAGHDGYRPVQSGIAAVLPHLDRLLAGHSLETLHALLEEVRLA; encoded by the coding sequence ATGACGGGAGCCGGGGTGACGACCGGGCTCGTGGGGTTCGCCCGCGCGCTGCGGCACGGTGGGGTCGGGTGCGGGCCGGAGCGGGTGCGGGCGTTCGTGGTGGCGGTCGGGGAGCTCGACGTGGCGCGGCGGGAGGACGTGTACTGGGCGGGGCGGCTCACGTTGTGCGGTGAGCCGGACGACCTGGACCGGTACGACGCGGCGTTCGCGGCCTGGTTCGGGGGTGTGCCGCCGTCGGCGCCGGTGAGCGGGCGGGCGCGGCAGGTCAGCCGCCTGGCGGCGCTCGGGACCGGCACTGCGGGGGGTGGGCGGGCGCCGGGGTTGAACGTGGCGGCCAGTGACGTGGAAGTGCTGCGGCGCCGGGACATCGCCACGTTGGGCCCGGCGGAGAAGCGGCACCTCGACCGGTTGCTGGCCGAGCTGCGGCCGGCGCCGCCGCGACGCCGCGCGCCCCGCCGGACGCCCGCCCGCCGGGGGGAGGTCGACCTGCGCCGGACGCTGCGGGACGCGCTCGCCACCGGCGAGGTCACCCGGCTGCGCCACCGCCGCCGGTCCACCCGGCCGCGCAAGGTCGTGCTGCTGATCGACGTGTCCGGCTCGATGAAGCCCTACGCCGACGCCCTCCTCCGGTTCGCGCACGTCGTCGCCCGCCGGATGCCCGTCGAGGTCTGCACGCTCGGCACCCGGCTGACCCGGATCACCCGCCACCTGCGCCACCGCGACCCGGAACGGGCCCTGACCGCCGCCGCGCGCGCCGTGCCCGACCACGAGGGCGGCACCCGGCTCGGCGAGACGATCAAGGTCTTCCTGGACCGCTGGGGGCAGCGCGGCGCCGCGCGGCGGGCCGTCGTCGTCATCTGCTCGGACGGCTGGGAGCGCGGTGACGCCGCCCTGCTCGCCGAGCAGGCGCGACGGCTCAAGCGCCTCGCGCACAAGGTCGTCTGGGTCAACCCGCACGCCGGCCACGACGGCTACCGGCCCGTCCAGTCCGGCATCGCCGCCGTCCTACCGCACCTGGACCGGCTGCTGGCCGGTCACAGCCTGGAGACCCTGCACGCCCTGCTGGAGGAGGTTCGACTTGCGTGA
- a CDS encoding (2Fe-2S)-binding protein, with the protein MRITVTVDGVAYSDEVEPRTLLVHHLRERLGKTGTVVGCDTSNCGACTVHLDGRSVKSCAVLAVQADGREVTTVEGLARDGQLHPVQRAFHENHALQCGFCTPGMIMQAIDLLADDPDPDEDAVRHGLEGNLCRCTGYQNIVRAVQDAAREQRIGGAE; encoded by the coding sequence ATGCGGATCACGGTCACCGTCGACGGCGTGGCCTACAGCGACGAGGTGGAGCCGCGCACGCTGCTGGTCCACCACCTGCGCGAACGGCTCGGCAAGACCGGCACGGTCGTCGGCTGCGACACCAGCAACTGCGGCGCGTGCACGGTGCACCTCGACGGGCGGAGCGTGAAGTCGTGCGCCGTGCTCGCGGTGCAGGCCGACGGCCGCGAGGTCACCACCGTCGAGGGACTGGCCCGCGACGGGCAGCTCCACCCCGTGCAGCGGGCGTTCCACGAGAACCACGCCCTGCAGTGCGGTTTCTGCACCCCCGGCATGATCATGCAGGCCATCGACCTGCTGGCCGACGACCCCGACCCGGACGAGGACGCGGTGCGGCACGGCCTGGAGGGCAACCTCTGCCGCTGCACCGGCTACCAGAACATCGTCCGCGCCGTCCAGGACGCCGCCCGGGAGCAGCGGATCGGGGGCGCGGAGTGA
- a CDS encoding DNA repair helicase XPB, translated as MTDGPLIVQSDKTLLLEVEHPLSDEARTSIAPFAELERAPEHVHTYRITPLALWNARAAGHDAEQVVDALVRFSRYPVPQPLLVDVVDTMGRFGRLQLANHPAHGLVLNSLDRAVLEEVLRHKKVKPMLGARVDDDTVVVHPSERGRLKQLLLKIGWPAEDLAGYVDGEAHPIDLVEDGWQLRDYQRLAARAFRAGGSGVVVLPCGAGKTLVGAAAMAEAGATTLILVTNTVAGRQWKRELVARTSLTEDEIGEYSGERKEIRPVTIATYQVITRKSKGEYKHLELFDSRDWGLIVYDEVHLLPAPVFRMTADLQSRRRLGLTATLVREDGQEGDVFSLIGPKRYDVPWRDIEAQGWIAPAECTEVRVTLTDAERLEYATAEPEERYKLCSTARTKLPVVRAVLDRHPGEPALVIGAYLDQLESLGEALDAPVIQGSTKNKEREALFDRFRRGELRTLVVSKVANFSIDLPEASVAVQVSGTFGSRQEEAQRLGRLLRPKGDGRQAHFYSVVSRDTLDTDYAAHRQRFLAEQGYAYRIVDADDLLGPELPEVG; from the coding sequence GTGACCGACGGCCCTTTGATCGTCCAGTCGGACAAGACCCTGCTGCTGGAGGTCGAGCACCCGCTGTCGGACGAGGCGCGCACCTCCATCGCGCCGTTCGCCGAGCTGGAACGCGCCCCCGAGCACGTGCACACCTACCGGATCACGCCGCTGGCGCTGTGGAACGCGCGGGCCGCGGGCCACGACGCCGAGCAGGTGGTCGACGCGCTGGTCCGGTTCTCCCGCTACCCGGTGCCGCAGCCGCTGCTGGTGGACGTGGTCGACACGATGGGCCGGTTCGGCCGGCTCCAGCTGGCCAACCACCCGGCGCACGGCCTGGTGCTGAACTCGCTGGACCGCGCGGTGCTGGAGGAGGTGCTGCGGCACAAGAAGGTCAAGCCGATGCTGGGCGCGCGGGTGGACGACGACACGGTCGTCGTGCACCCCAGCGAGCGCGGTCGGCTCAAGCAGCTGCTGCTCAAGATCGGCTGGCCCGCCGAGGACCTGGCCGGGTACGTGGACGGCGAGGCGCACCCGATCGACCTGGTCGAGGACGGCTGGCAGCTGCGCGACTACCAGCGGCTGGCCGCGCGGGCGTTCCGGGCGGGCGGCTCGGGCGTGGTGGTGCTGCCGTGCGGCGCGGGCAAGACGCTGGTCGGCGCGGCGGCGATGGCCGAGGCGGGCGCGACCACGCTGATCCTGGTGACGAACACCGTCGCGGGCAGGCAGTGGAAGCGCGAGCTGGTCGCACGGACGTCGTTGACCGAGGACGAGATCGGCGAGTACTCGGGTGAGCGCAAGGAGATCCGGCCGGTCACCATCGCCACCTACCAGGTGATCACCCGCAAGTCGAAGGGCGAGTACAAGCACCTGGAGCTGTTCGACTCGCGGGACTGGGGCCTGATCGTCTACGACGAGGTGCACCTGCTGCCCGCGCCGGTGTTCCGGATGACCGCCGACCTGCAGTCGCGGCGCCGGCTCGGCCTCACCGCGACCCTGGTGCGCGAGGACGGCCAGGAGGGCGACGTGTTCTCGCTGATCGGGCCGAAGCGGTACGACGTCCCGTGGCGGGACATCGAGGCGCAGGGCTGGATCGCGCCCGCCGAGTGCACCGAGGTGCGGGTGACGCTGACCGACGCCGAGCGGCTGGAGTACGCGACCGCCGAGCCGGAGGAGCGGTACAAGCTGTGCTCGACGGCGCGGACGAAGCTGCCGGTGGTGCGGGCGGTCCTGGACCGGCACCCCGGTGAGCCGGCGCTGGTGATCGGGGCGTACCTGGACCAGCTGGAATCGCTGGGCGAGGCGTTGGACGCGCCGGTGATCCAGGGGTCGACGAAGAACAAGGAGCGCGAGGCCCTGTTCGACCGGTTCCGGCGCGGCGAGCTGCGGACGCTGGTGGTGTCGAAGGTGGCGAACTTCTCGATCGACCTGCCCGAGGCGTCGGTGGCGGTGCAGGTGTCGGGCACGTTCGGGTCGCGGCAGGAGGAGGCGCAGCGGCTGGGCAGGTTGTTGCGGCCCAAGGGCGACGGGCGGCAGGCGCACTTCTACTCGGTGGTGTCGCGGGACACGTTGGACACCGACTACGCGGCGCACCGGCAGCGGTTCCTGGCGGAGCAGGGGTACGCGTACCGGATCGTGGACGCGGACGACCTGCTCGGGCCCGAGCTGCCCGAGGTCGGCTGA
- a CDS encoding xanthine dehydrogenase family protein subunit M: MIPAAFDYVAPTSVDEAVRALAAGGEDAKVMAGGQSLIPVLRMRLAVPTLVVDLSRLTELTGVRDDGDSLRIGAMTTHHEVRRDPLVREHAGLLRLATDTVADPQVRHRGTFGGSLAHADPAGDLLAPALALDAVMVCVGPGGTREVPAAEFFVDYFTTALAPDELLTHVRVPKLTGWGARYEKFNRVAQAWSIVAVAAALRVADGRIADARVGLTNMGPTPVRALGVEEALVGQPATAEVIAAAASRATEGADPPSDANADPEYRSHLARVLTERAVTAAVSA; this comes from the coding sequence GTGATCCCGGCCGCGTTCGACTACGTCGCGCCGACCTCGGTGGACGAGGCGGTGCGCGCCCTGGCCGCGGGCGGCGAGGACGCCAAGGTGATGGCGGGCGGCCAGAGCCTCATCCCGGTGCTGCGGATGCGGCTGGCCGTGCCGACCCTGGTGGTCGACCTGTCCCGGCTGACCGAGCTGACCGGCGTGCGCGACGACGGCGACTCGCTGCGCATCGGCGCCATGACCACGCACCACGAGGTGCGCCGCGACCCGCTGGTCCGCGAGCACGCTGGGCTGCTGCGCCTGGCCACCGACACCGTCGCCGACCCGCAGGTGCGGCACCGGGGCACGTTCGGCGGCTCGCTGGCCCACGCCGACCCGGCGGGCGACCTGCTCGCGCCCGCGCTGGCGCTGGACGCGGTGATGGTGTGCGTCGGGCCGGGCGGCACGCGCGAGGTGCCCGCGGCGGAGTTCTTCGTCGACTACTTCACCACCGCGCTGGCCCCCGACGAACTGCTCACCCACGTCAGGGTGCCCAAGCTGACCGGCTGGGGCGCGCGCTACGAGAAGTTCAACCGGGTCGCCCAGGCGTGGTCGATCGTGGCGGTGGCCGCCGCGCTGCGGGTCGCCGACGGCCGGATCGCCGACGCGCGGGTCGGCCTGACCAACATGGGTCCGACGCCGGTGCGCGCCCTCGGCGTGGAGGAGGCGCTGGTCGGGCAGCCCGCGACGGCCGAGGTGATCGCCGCCGCGGCCTCCCGGGCCACCGAGGGCGCCGACCCGCCCTCCGACGCCAACGCCGACCCCGAGTACCGGTCGCACCTGGCCCGCGTGCTCACCGAACGCGCGGTGACGGCCGCGGTGAGCGCATGA